From Leptospira koniambonensis, a single genomic window includes:
- a CDS encoding TIGR04452 family lipoprotein has product MKRICIFLLIILSISKCIAVDTLGLTDTYKGDVAKKKLLDAAKIGDYLMANAYFTAQGYTGSELESYVIADVIYTSFIDEVVFNIDESKYYKKADVDTCAKVLQFLGVAVDIDSFTSYMSNFNCRLSPNDLLIDKNMGKSSNNPTTNK; this is encoded by the coding sequence ATGAAGCGAATTTGTATCTTCTTACTAATTATACTTTCCATATCTAAATGTATTGCTGTGGATACCTTAGGTCTAACTGATACTTATAAAGGTGATGTTGCAAAGAAAAAGCTTCTTGATGCTGCCAAGATAGGGGATTATCTGATGGCAAACGCTTATTTCACTGCTCAGGGCTATACCGGTTCTGAACTTGAGTCATACGTAATCGCCGATGTTATTTATACTTCTTTTATAGATGAAGTGGTCTTCAATATCGATGAATCAAAGTATTACAAAAAGGCAGATGTAGATACATGTGCTAAAGTGCTTCAGTTCCTTGGAGTCGCTGTAGATATCGATTCATTTACTTCTTACATGAGTAATTTTAATTGTCGCTTAAGTCCAAATGATTTGCTTATCGACAAGAATATGGGTAAAAGTTCAAATAATCCGACTACGAATAAGTGA
- a CDS encoding DEAD/DEAH box helicase yields the protein MTNMLNIWIAESESWQSFIDFQLPSSKRAKYTFLPKVDYFYISIMNNALSLINGEITSAEERKECLELAKALEIFSLENKRDHFNGVNKKINMLFTAGLYYLSDYPASSWILSNLYPSDLYPEKIQIFLSCFLSRKLDNKNPYCRILNDFLKNGDIELIESLIETFEKEVENQFEKNIATYFSYSLGLSLIKKFSKNNLWYDVLIQRNSKSFWKPFVKKNLDKAFPIWTFFPSQREALNKGILISNTTTLQMPTSSGKSSLNELIIYNEFKNNPNAKILYLAPFRALASELKNSIAKSLGSLGIKSKTIYGGSFPTIDEKRSLSEINLLIATPEKFLVFENSMPDALKEFSLVICDEGHLLEDKQRGLSYELLLTRLKSRTQSSIRFIFISAIVPNLEIVNIWLGGRENSSIHSDYRPTHLDFAFLERMKTKKTGYYLDVNPTLKYPQRYQLYKYLFDEELTLVKPKRKKKKINSNGGLSVAVSLKAIKSGNVALFAPHKRGNIGVEFLVEEALAQLSYYEENPLTKFASTEFLNSLTAYFSKIFGEEYLLTKSAAQGLLFHHGDFPQGVREIIEDSLRLGHIRLVICTNTLAEGVNLPIKTMVLHSISRFNPALREKREPIQLRDLKNLIGRAGRAGKETRGLIIVPNKKDFERVKLLIKDNNFEPIRGALYNLIQELTQKIINQRILLSEETIEEADETFQKLIDSIDLSIVDLLSEEFEISDFEKLLTDLLTKTLSYAQLNAEEKGTMNSLFEIRGEKIKSLIQTGDFKYLKKSGATYRLFKDINEKVDFQNEIWQKQLDPLDSNWLSFILDTILFNLNQYKIELEEFLSNNGDLPLTNDDIKEAIKMWVEGNWYSEISAKINVEVFQSLRLINLFLSFNVHRIISTVIKIAETRIETTSLSNSILIWPSLLQFGISNELQVDLLNMGLIDREAVWALSNSIDSAGYRYSDYDSLREYLITNGDQLKLLINGDVPKISLEKIGSFIDTLQNRFLF from the coding sequence ATGACGAATATGTTGAATATATGGATCGCTGAATCGGAGTCATGGCAATCCTTCATAGATTTTCAGCTTCCTTCCTCCAAACGTGCAAAATATACATTCTTACCTAAAGTCGACTATTTTTATATTAGCATAATGAACAACGCGCTCTCTCTTATTAATGGAGAAATAACTTCCGCAGAAGAAAGAAAAGAATGTCTGGAGTTAGCAAAAGCTCTGGAAATATTTTCGTTAGAGAATAAGCGAGATCATTTTAATGGTGTTAATAAAAAAATAAATATGCTTTTCACAGCGGGCTTATATTATCTCTCAGATTATCCCGCTTCTTCATGGATACTTTCGAATTTGTATCCTTCAGATTTATATCCTGAAAAAATTCAAATTTTCCTTTCTTGCTTTTTGTCGCGAAAATTGGATAACAAAAATCCCTACTGCAGAATTTTGAATGATTTCCTAAAAAATGGAGATATTGAATTAATTGAATCTTTAATTGAAACATTCGAAAAGGAAGTTGAAAATCAATTTGAAAAGAATATCGCTACCTATTTTTCATATTCCCTTGGTTTGTCTCTTATAAAGAAATTTAGTAAGAATAACCTATGGTATGACGTTTTAATTCAGAGAAATTCTAAATCGTTCTGGAAACCCTTCGTTAAGAAAAATTTAGATAAAGCATTTCCAATATGGACATTTTTTCCTTCGCAACGTGAAGCTTTAAATAAAGGCATCCTAATTAGCAATACGACAACTCTTCAGATGCCGACAAGTTCTGGTAAGAGTTCCTTGAATGAATTAATAATTTATAATGAATTTAAAAATAATCCAAATGCAAAAATTCTCTATCTCGCTCCCTTTCGTGCGCTTGCTTCGGAATTAAAAAATTCTATAGCAAAAAGTTTGGGAAGTCTCGGAATTAAGTCGAAGACTATTTATGGAGGAAGTTTTCCGACTATAGATGAAAAAAGATCGTTATCGGAGATTAATCTACTAATAGCAACTCCGGAAAAGTTCTTAGTATTCGAAAATTCCATGCCGGATGCTCTGAAAGAATTCTCACTAGTAATATGTGATGAAGGACATCTTTTGGAAGATAAGCAGAGAGGCCTAAGCTACGAACTTTTATTAACGAGATTAAAGTCCAGAACACAATCTTCCATTCGTTTCATTTTTATTTCAGCAATTGTTCCAAATTTAGAGATTGTCAATATTTGGTTAGGCGGGCGTGAAAACTCCAGCATTCACTCCGACTATCGTCCTACACATCTGGATTTTGCTTTTTTAGAAAGAATGAAAACTAAAAAAACAGGCTACTACTTGGATGTAAATCCTACCCTAAAATATCCTCAAAGATATCAATTATATAAATATTTATTTGATGAGGAACTTACTTTAGTTAAGCCAAAGAGAAAGAAGAAGAAAATAAACTCTAACGGTGGCCTATCTGTAGCAGTTTCATTAAAGGCCATTAAGTCCGGCAATGTCGCCTTATTTGCTCCACATAAAAGGGGCAATATCGGAGTCGAATTCTTGGTTGAGGAAGCTTTGGCTCAATTATCCTATTACGAAGAAAATCCATTAACAAAGTTTGCTTCTACTGAATTTTTGAATAGTTTAACGGCTTATTTTTCTAAGATTTTCGGTGAAGAGTATCTGTTGACTAAATCTGCTGCACAGGGATTACTTTTTCATCACGGAGATTTTCCACAAGGAGTAAGAGAAATCATTGAAGATTCTCTGCGCCTGGGCCATATAAGATTAGTAATATGCACTAATACTCTGGCAGAAGGAGTAAATCTGCCTATCAAAACGATGGTGCTCCATTCCATTTCGAGATTTAATCCAGCGTTGCGTGAAAAACGTGAACCTATTCAACTTCGGGATTTAAAAAATCTAATTGGTCGTGCCGGCCGCGCAGGAAAAGAAACACGCGGTTTGATTATTGTTCCCAATAAGAAAGATTTCGAAAGAGTCAAACTGCTAATAAAGGACAATAATTTTGAGCCAATCAGAGGGGCCCTTTATAACCTAATCCAAGAATTAACCCAGAAAATAATCAATCAACGAATATTGTTATCAGAAGAAACTATAGAGGAAGCTGACGAGACTTTTCAAAAACTAATCGATTCGATAGATTTATCTATTGTAGATTTGCTTTCGGAAGAGTTTGAGATAAGTGATTTCGAAAAATTACTTACGGATCTCTTAACTAAAACTCTTTCATATGCACAATTAAACGCGGAAGAAAAAGGCACTATGAATTCTCTTTTCGAAATCAGGGGAGAAAAAATTAAATCTTTAATCCAAACAGGAGACTTTAAGTATCTCAAAAAGTCTGGTGCTACGTATAGACTATTTAAAGATATAAATGAAAAGGTAGATTTTCAAAATGAAATATGGCAAAAACAATTGGATCCATTAGATTCAAATTGGCTTTCTTTCATACTTGATACGATTCTTTTTAACTTGAATCAATACAAAATTGAATTGGAAGAATTTTTGTCCAATAATGGAGATTTGCCTCTCACAAATGACGATATTAAAGAAGCTATCAAAATGTGGGTCGAAGGAAATTGGTATTCCGAAATTTCAGCTAAAATCAATGTTGAAGTTTTTCAATCTTTGCGTTTAATAAATCTTTTCCTTTCGTTTAATGTACATAGGATTATATCAACGGTTATAAAGATTGCAGAAACTCGTATCGAAACAACTTCGCTTTCAAATTCGATATTGATTTGGCCGTCTCTTCTTCAATTTGGCATATCCAATGAATTGCAAGTGGATTTATTGAACATGGGCTTAATCGATCGAGAAGCGGTTTGGGCACTTTCAAATTCGATAGATAGTGCAGGATACCGATATAGCGATTATGATTCATTAAGAGAATACTTGATAACAAATGGTGACCAATTGAAATTATTAATAAATGGTGATGTACCGAAAATTTCATTGGAGAAAATCGGTTCTTTTATTGATACTCTCCAAAATAGATTTCTATTTTAG
- a CDS encoding tyrosine-type recombinase/integrase gives MPIAPNFKKIVNIESARKKKKGGNGGPPTSPPMFGKGLTDQTMQSLSKRFSKPKTEEEYRNRALFSILSKTGLRAKEIVSLRFSKLVKAPTGETLITFIRKGGHLGYAVIPDEALKAVRDYHKASKIQSDMFFLSRPKRNQSNRTPLTTRSLQRIVGAWDVTTCQGRKVHPHALRHTVGQKLLDKAGSIAAQKVLGHSSPVTTAKFYTKPYFDGRQFLDWQL, from the coding sequence ATGCCTATTGCGCCTAACTTTAAGAAAATTGTAAATATAGAATCGGCCCGGAAAAAGAAAAAAGGAGGCAATGGCGGTCCCCCTACTTCCCCGCCAATGTTTGGAAAGGGTCTAACGGACCAAACGATGCAATCCCTTTCTAAGCGCTTCTCTAAGCCAAAAACGGAAGAAGAATACAGAAATCGCGCTCTATTTTCTATTCTGAGTAAAACCGGGCTCCGGGCTAAAGAGATAGTCTCTTTACGGTTTTCTAAATTAGTAAAAGCTCCTACAGGTGAAACTCTTATAACTTTTATTCGGAAAGGCGGGCACCTGGGATATGCAGTAATACCAGACGAGGCTCTAAAAGCTGTAAGGGATTATCACAAGGCCAGTAAGATCCAGTCCGATATGTTCTTTCTCTCTCGACCAAAGAGAAATCAATCAAACCGAACCCCACTGACAACCAGAAGCTTACAGAGGATCGTAGGAGCTTGGGATGTAACAACCTGCCAAGGAAGGAAGGTTCATCCGCATGCTTTGAGGCATACGGTTGGACAGAAATTGCTGGATAAAGCCGGGTCTATAGCGGCCCAAAAAGTTTTAGGACATTCATCACCAGTTACGACAGCAAAATTTTATACCAAACCCTATTTTGACGGAAGACAATTCTTAGATTGGCAATTGTAG
- a CDS encoding ATP-binding protein: MSNDKIILEMNVQMTIIDNLGIKMYSNVEAVLGELISNAYDADATEVNIRIPTGQLSKDSEIIIEDNGSGISLNEINSTYLNLGRNRRDDPSTAITPVHKRKVMGRKGIGKLSAFGIADTIEITTQKDKLETAFLLNINDIRKTPVTEKYKPLFTVASADNSKSGTRIRLKDLTRKRGFSLPQLKSKIARRFSCIDSTFQLSINGNKITPEERNLKDRCELKFEYKDLKIDPENELIISGWIGTFPQQVPSDIAPGVVIMVRGKLAQEATFFDAPTSGWINMAKFYLVGEIYADFLDDDDGEDLILTNRSSVDWSSEFGLKLQTWGQEEIKKIAKSWGENQKKKKEKVIREDPEFTDWLEGLSTPEKKVANKVINAITADGVLPDERVKELTGYIKSSFEFQVFKELAAVISEEPTVDDRKLIELFEEWDIIEAREVHKVAEGRLLAIQQLEKMIVTNAREVPEIHQFLASYPWILDPSWTIAYDETYYSTLLKDNFKEPQEKPDINRRLDFVCIGAGDTIHVVELKRPRAKIGKDELSQLEEYVAFIKQQLGNAPNGRSYRSASGYIIGEDIKDDFYTKEKIETLEKNRMYVRKYADLLSMAKKLHHDFSEKIKSKS; this comes from the coding sequence ATGAGCAATGATAAAATAATTTTAGAAATGAATGTCCAGATGACTATTATAGATAATCTGGGAATAAAAATGTATTCGAATGTAGAGGCAGTACTAGGTGAACTTATCTCAAACGCTTATGATGCAGATGCCACTGAAGTAAATATTCGGATTCCAACTGGACAGTTGAGCAAGGATTCTGAAATTATTATAGAAGATAATGGTAGTGGAATTAGCTTAAATGAAATCAATTCAACGTATTTAAATCTAGGAAGAAACCGCAGGGATGACCCGTCTACAGCCATTACTCCGGTGCACAAGAGAAAAGTAATGGGCAGAAAAGGGATTGGAAAACTCTCTGCATTCGGAATAGCTGATACAATAGAGATAACTACACAAAAAGATAAACTCGAAACAGCCTTCTTACTAAACATAAATGATATTCGAAAAACTCCGGTAACGGAAAAGTATAAACCATTATTTACCGTAGCCTCTGCGGATAATTCAAAGTCAGGGACGAGGATTAGGTTAAAAGATTTAACAAGAAAGAGAGGTTTTTCACTTCCCCAGCTTAAAAGTAAAATTGCGAGACGATTCTCTTGCATTGATTCAACTTTTCAATTATCCATTAATGGGAATAAGATAACTCCAGAGGAAAGAAATCTCAAAGATAGATGCGAATTAAAATTTGAGTATAAAGATTTAAAAATAGATCCAGAGAATGAGTTAATAATATCCGGATGGATCGGTACATTTCCCCAGCAAGTTCCAAGTGATATTGCACCTGGTGTCGTCATAATGGTTAGAGGAAAGCTTGCTCAGGAAGCAACTTTCTTTGATGCTCCGACAAGCGGTTGGATTAATATGGCTAAGTTTTATCTTGTTGGTGAGATTTATGCTGATTTTTTAGACGATGATGACGGTGAAGACTTAATATTAACAAATAGATCTTCAGTTGATTGGTCATCTGAGTTTGGATTGAAGTTACAGACATGGGGTCAAGAAGAGATAAAAAAAATAGCTAAGTCTTGGGGAGAAAATCAGAAGAAAAAGAAGGAAAAAGTAATTAGAGAAGATCCAGAATTTACTGATTGGCTTGAAGGTCTCTCAACGCCGGAGAAGAAGGTAGCGAACAAAGTCATAAATGCTATTACTGCTGATGGAGTTCTACCAGATGAAAGAGTTAAGGAATTAACAGGTTATATAAAGTCTTCATTTGAATTTCAAGTTTTCAAAGAATTAGCTGCTGTCATTTCTGAAGAGCCTACTGTAGATGATCGGAAATTGATCGAATTATTTGAAGAGTGGGATATAATAGAAGCTCGAGAAGTGCATAAAGTTGCCGAAGGTCGGTTATTAGCGATTCAGCAACTCGAGAAAATGATTGTTACCAATGCCCGCGAAGTGCCTGAAATTCATCAATTTCTAGCAAGTTATCCATGGATACTGGATCCGAGCTGGACGATTGCTTACGATGAAACATATTATTCTACGCTACTCAAAGATAATTTTAAAGAGCCGCAAGAAAAACCTGACATTAATCGGAGGTTAGACTTTGTTTGCATTGGAGCTGGGGATACAATACATGTTGTAGAGTTGAAAAGGCCTAGAGCAAAAATCGGAAAAGATGAACTATCGCAATTAGAAGAGTATGTTGCGTTTATTAAACAACAATTGGGTAATGCGCCAAATGGAAGAAGTTATCGATCAGCCTCAGGATACATTATTGGCGAAGATATAAAAGATGATTTTTATACAAAAGAAAAAATTGAGACCCTTGAAAAGAATCGTATGTATGTAAGAAAGTATGCTGACCTTTTGAGTATGGCGAAAAAGCTTCATCATGATTTCTCGGAAAAAATTAAATCAAAGTCATAA